In the genome of Christensenella timonensis, one region contains:
- the cas1c gene encoding type I-C CRISPR-associated endonuclease Cas1c: protein MRKLLNVLFVVQPDARVNLDADNVCVHTEGEVALRVPLLNLEQIVLFNYFGATPQLLGECAKRKITVSFLNEYGKYLGTFYGESNGNVLLRREQYRIADDHRAVEYAKSFIFGKLHNQKWVMERGIRDYSLRIDTGLLKKQSEFISSQLKQVLKTGTEENLRALEGNAAHRYFLALDELILQNKEFFVLKNRNRRPPTDAVNAMLSFAYTLLASECRHALEVVGLDSYVGFLHADRPGRSSLALDLMEELRPHYADRFVLSLINRGEISEADFEFQGSGAVYLSAPARKRFLSSWQSRKKEEIAHPFLKERIEWGLVPYCQALLLARTIRGDLDGYPPFLWK, encoded by the coding sequence ATGAGGAAGCTGCTCAATGTTCTTTTTGTCGTCCAACCAGACGCAAGAGTGAATTTGGATGCGGATAACGTTTGTGTCCATACTGAAGGTGAAGTTGCGCTTCGCGTACCGTTGCTGAATTTAGAACAAATTGTCCTCTTTAATTATTTTGGGGCGACACCGCAGCTTCTGGGAGAATGCGCAAAGCGAAAAATAACAGTCAGTTTTTTGAACGAGTATGGAAAGTATTTGGGAACATTTTATGGAGAATCCAACGGCAATGTGCTTTTGCGCAGAGAACAGTACCGTATCGCTGACGATCATCGCGCGGTGGAGTATGCGAAAAGCTTTATTTTTGGGAAACTTCATAACCAGAAATGGGTGATGGAGCGCGGTATAAGGGATTATTCTTTGAGGATCGATACGGGATTGTTAAAAAAACAAAGTGAATTTATCAGCAGCCAGCTCAAACAGGTTTTGAAGACCGGTACAGAAGAAAACCTTCGCGCGCTCGAAGGAAATGCGGCGCATCGTTACTTTTTGGCGCTCGATGAATTGATCCTGCAAAACAAAGAGTTTTTTGTATTAAAGAATCGAAACCGCCGCCCGCCTACCGATGCAGTGAATGCAATGTTGTCCTTTGCTTATACGCTGTTGGCCAGCGAATGCAGACATGCGCTTGAAGTGGTGGGCCTGGACAGCTATGTGGGATTTTTGCATGCGGACAGGCCGGGGAGGAGCTCTCTTGCCCTGGACCTGATGGAAGAGCTGCGCCCGCACTATGCAGACAGGTTTGTTTTGTCGCTCATCAACAGAGGCGAAATAAGTGAAGCGGATTTTGAGTTTCAAGGTTCGGGCGCGGTTTATTTATCTGCCCCCGCACGCAAACGATTCCTGTCGTCTTGGCAAAGCCGGAAAAAGGAAGAAATCGCACATCCGTTTTTGAAAGAGAGAATTGAATGGGGATTGGTTCCATATTGTCAGGCGTTATTGCTGGCGCGAACCATAAGAGGGGACTTAGACGGCTATCCGCCATTTTTGTGGAAGTAA
- the cas5c gene encoding type I-C CRISPR-associated protein Cas5c yields the protein MKDDVISKIVKKRNSIEFEAYAKYALFSDPVTRVGGEKFSYQVPTYQAIKGIVESIYWKPTLIWVIDAVRIVNKIQTEGKGIRPIKMSGGNDLAYYTYLKDVRYQVLAHFEWNENRPELQNDRNENKHHNIAKRSIEKGGRRDIFLGTRECQGYVEPCEFGSGDGFYDDYNELSFGFMFHGIDYPDENKTRNADGTPARNFDIRFWNCVMQDGIIVFPPPDDSSLKRRTVFENQQVKQFIFGENMAPVDEEGSDD from the coding sequence ATGAAGGACGATGTGATAAGCAAGATCGTAAAAAAAAGGAATTCAATCGAGTTTGAGGCGTATGCAAAATACGCGTTGTTCTCAGACCCGGTGACCCGTGTCGGCGGCGAAAAATTCTCCTACCAGGTACCGACGTATCAGGCGATCAAAGGGATTGTGGAATCGATCTACTGGAAGCCTACTTTGATTTGGGTGATCGACGCCGTCAGGATCGTAAACAAAATCCAGACCGAGGGCAAGGGGATACGCCCGATTAAAATGAGCGGGGGCAATGATTTAGCATACTATACCTATCTGAAAGACGTGCGGTATCAAGTGCTCGCGCATTTTGAATGGAACGAGAACCGCCCGGAACTGCAAAATGACCGCAATGAAAACAAGCACCATAACATCGCCAAACGCAGCATTGAAAAAGGCGGCCGGCGTGATATTTTTCTTGGGACGAGGGAATGCCAGGGATACGTTGAACCATGTGAGTTTGGGAGCGGCGATGGCTTTTATGACGATTACAACGAATTGAGTTTTGGTTTTATGTTTCATGGGATCGATTATCCGGATGAAAACAAAACCAGGAACGCGGACGGAACGCCCGCCCGGAATTTTGATATCCGCTTTTGGAACTGCGTGATGCAGGACGGGATCATTGTTTTTCCACCGCCGGACGACAGCTCGTTGAAGCGCCGTACTGTATTTGAAAATCAGCAGGTGAAACAATTTATCTTCGGAGAGAACATGGCGCCTGTTGATGAAGAGGGGAGTGACGATTAG
- a CDS encoding ATP-dependent DNA ligase — protein MDAFDDKSLRPMLVGKTADPFDDDEYLFELKLDGVRCLAYLDGKGTMLLNRRGGKLLPKMPELAGLHKQANQKCILDGELISAAGGGLDFEEIKQRALMSNKARIDRMSRKIPATFVAFDILYAGGRLVTEESLSDRKKLLEATVVENERISVSRYIEGRGIELFELVKQRGLEGMIAKKNNSRYYQGRRTADWMKIKNLRDDDFVVCGYVQNSAHIISAILGQYDENGRLLYMGHASLSDSREDFAMIKKQKMAGKPPFSNELPSGNEKAVWIKLRLVCTVEFLNRTAGGMIRQPIFKGLRMDKTPREAIYKV, from the coding sequence ATGGACGCGTTTGACGATAAAAGCCTGCGGCCGATGCTGGTTGGGAAAACTGCCGATCCGTTTGACGACGACGAATACCTGTTTGAGCTGAAGCTGGACGGCGTACGCTGTCTCGCGTATTTAGACGGGAAAGGCACGATGCTCCTGAACCGGCGGGGCGGTAAACTGCTTCCTAAGATGCCCGAGCTTGCGGGCCTGCACAAGCAGGCCAACCAAAAATGCATCCTTGACGGCGAGCTGATTTCCGCAGCGGGCGGCGGTTTGGATTTTGAAGAAATCAAGCAACGGGCATTGATGTCCAATAAAGCGCGGATAGACAGGATGTCGCGGAAAATCCCCGCTACATTTGTCGCATTCGATATCCTTTACGCAGGCGGCAGGCTGGTGACCGAAGAGAGTCTTTCCGACCGGAAAAAGCTGCTTGAGGCTACCGTTGTGGAAAACGAGCGTATCTCGGTCTCACGGTATATCGAGGGGCGGGGAATCGAGCTTTTTGAATTGGTGAAGCAGCGGGGCCTGGAGGGTATGATAGCGAAAAAGAACAACAGCAGGTATTACCAGGGCAGGCGCACGGCGGACTGGATGAAAATTAAAAACCTGCGCGACGACGATTTTGTGGTGTGCGGGTATGTGCAAAATTCAGCCCACATCATCAGCGCCATACTGGGGCAGTACGACGAAAACGGAAGGCTGCTGTATATGGGGCACGCCTCGCTCAGCGATTCACGGGAGGACTTTGCAATGATCAAAAAGCAGAAGATGGCGGGCAAGCCGCCTTTTAGCAACGAATTGCCCTCTGGAAACGAAAAAGCCGTTTGGATCAAACTTCGGCTGGTGTGTACGGTGGAGTTTTTGAACCGGACGGCAGGCGGCATGATACGGCAGCCTATATTCAAAGGACTGAGGATGGATAAAACCCCAAGGGAAGCAATATATAAAGTGTAA
- the cas4 gene encoding CRISPR-associated protein Cas4, translated as MIYREEDYLPLSGIQHFAFCPRQWALIHIEGQWNENYLTAGGRIMHARAHEGKDVEKRGDLVIFRALKVCSAELGISGECDVVEFHKSETGISLKEYPGVWLPYPVEYKRGQAKLDDCDRLQLCAQALCLEEMLCTKIEAGALFYGEPRKREAVIFTPELRGKVAETVKGMHELFSRKHTPGPVKQKHCQSCSIKEVCLPGLGKKPSISAKKYMEAHIE; from the coding sequence ATGATTTACAGGGAAGAAGACTACTTGCCGCTTTCCGGCATACAACATTTCGCTTTTTGCCCCCGGCAGTGGGCGTTGATCCATATTGAAGGGCAATGGAACGAAAACTACCTAACTGCCGGCGGCAGGATTATGCATGCAAGGGCACACGAGGGAAAGGACGTTGAGAAGCGCGGGGATCTCGTGATTTTTCGTGCGTTGAAAGTTTGCTCCGCAGAGCTTGGAATTTCAGGCGAGTGTGATGTTGTAGAATTTCACAAATCAGAAACGGGGATATCCTTGAAGGAATATCCGGGTGTGTGGCTGCCATATCCTGTTGAATATAAACGCGGCCAGGCTAAATTGGACGACTGCGACAGGCTGCAGCTTTGTGCCCAGGCTCTTTGCCTTGAAGAAATGCTATGCACAAAAATTGAAGCAGGCGCTTTGTTTTACGGCGAACCCCGCAAAAGGGAAGCTGTTATATTCACACCGGAATTGCGGGGGAAAGTAGCCGAAACCGTAAAAGGGATGCACGAGTTGTTTTCACGAAAACATACGCCCGGGCCGGTAAAGCAAAAGCATTGCCAAAGTTGCAGTATCAAAGAGGTTTGCCTGCCGGGCTTAGGCAAAAAACCCAGTATCTCCGCAAAGAAATACATGGAGGCACATATTGAATGA
- the cas7c gene encoding type I-C CRISPR-associated protein Cas7/Csd2, whose protein sequence is MAVLQNKIDFALIFTVKNANPNGDPLGGNRPRTNSDGLGEVSDVCLKRKIRNQLQNLGNEIFVQMDESNTDGEKSLSDRFNSFLRTLSKEDQKAKDTVAQKACEKWMDVRSFGQVFAFKKGKDTAEVSLGVRGPVSIQSAFSTEPVVVESIQITKSVNSETTLDGKKSSDTMGMKHRVSKAVYVTYGSISPQLAQKTGFSEEDALAIKNALVSLFEGDESSARPSGSMQVLEVVWFVHDNKSGQYSSAKVHNSVKVDSDGKVTIDGLEGLTPEIIEG, encoded by the coding sequence ATGGCAGTATTACAGAATAAAATCGACTTTGCGCTTATATTCACGGTGAAAAACGCTAATCCGAACGGCGATCCGCTCGGTGGGAACAGGCCCCGTACAAACAGCGACGGCCTGGGCGAGGTTTCGGATGTCTGCTTGAAGCGAAAAATCCGCAACCAATTGCAAAATTTGGGAAACGAGATTTTTGTTCAAATGGATGAGAGCAATACCGACGGTGAAAAATCCCTTTCGGACCGCTTTAACTCTTTCCTTCGCACCTTAAGCAAAGAAGACCAGAAAGCCAAAGATACTGTGGCGCAGAAGGCATGTGAAAAATGGATGGACGTTCGCTCTTTCGGCCAGGTTTTTGCATTCAAAAAAGGGAAGGATACTGCTGAGGTTTCCCTTGGCGTAAGGGGGCCGGTGAGTATACAATCTGCTTTTAGCACGGAACCGGTTGTTGTAGAATCTATCCAAATCACTAAATCTGTGAACAGCGAAACAACACTGGATGGGAAAAAATCATCCGACACAATGGGCATGAAGCATCGCGTAAGCAAAGCCGTATACGTTACGTACGGCAGTATCAGCCCCCAGCTTGCCCAAAAGACCGGCTTTTCCGAGGAAGACGCCCTCGCTATCAAAAACGCGCTTGTTTCTTTGTTTGAAGGCGACGAATCCTCGGCGCGTCCCAGCGGATCAATGCAGGTGCTTGAAGTAGTGTGGTTCGTGCACGACAATAAATCCGGACAGTATTCATCCGCCAAAGTCCACAACAGCGTGAAAGTGGATAGCGACGGCAAGGTTACCATTGATGGCCTTGAAGGTTTAACGCCGGAAATCATAGAAGGATGA
- a CDS encoding CRISPR-associated helicase/endonuclease Cas3 — MYGKELARKNTRDETQSLLEHAKNVAAISTANSHYPNMSRLIAYLHDLGKLSDAFQRYIRDGGERGSVIHAWQGAFFANEIFQDHGAPEALLLKEMIGFCITSHHNHLADGIAPDGATDYFDKLLNTDDAKYSYDTVKNKITDVEKEKLQSLFEEAVRETCALLVEIQHTYQNGSSATFALGLAVKYLYSCLVDADRFDAYLFDVNEKFLCSATDWNTLTQTFEKNIALFSSDTDIAKIRKSVSGKCKAAADHETGIYQLLVPTGGGKTLSSLRFALHHCKKRNKKRIIYVIPYLSIIEQTAKSIRGILDLDEDSDIVFEHHSNTPEPEDEKASETQKRMAARWDSPIVITTMVQFLESVMSAKSGKLRKFASMADAVIIFDEIQSMPIKAIHCFNEVVSFLSKILNATVLLCSATQPALESTQRSNLLLAEHPRLIDCANEFSHMKRVNIAAAAERDVCSAADFIMDKANENGNCLVIVNTRKSALELFHTIKSRNIDFEVLHLSTSMCASHRMAVIQKMRERLDNGEKVICISTQLIEAGVDISFACVIRSMAGLDSIAQAAGRCNRNGESAEPKKVYIFPLKGENLDRLPDIRSGKETTLRIIQHRGSDVDLLDETVMCEFYRQYFAGKDAQMDYPANQNGSIYAMLSGNKSGVRNYCNKTGKNFPHFISQAFHTADANFNVIDKNTTSAVAMYKEAKRWIAEYKSQPPNIFTKEKVQILRKLQRFSVPLYEYELKKLSERRALSPLDEETGMLLLDENYYSQDTGLVLEIVQDNLIV, encoded by the coding sequence GTGTATGGTAAGGAGCTCGCAAGGAAAAATACCCGGGACGAAACACAAAGCCTGCTTGAGCACGCAAAAAATGTAGCTGCTATTTCCACAGCAAATTCGCACTACCCCAATATGTCCAGGCTTATCGCGTATCTTCATGATTTGGGCAAACTTTCCGACGCGTTTCAGCGCTATATCAGAGACGGCGGAGAACGCGGAAGCGTTATCCACGCGTGGCAAGGCGCTTTTTTTGCAAATGAAATCTTTCAAGACCACGGTGCGCCAGAGGCTTTGCTGCTCAAGGAAATGATCGGTTTTTGCATTACCTCACATCATAATCATCTTGCGGACGGTATTGCGCCGGACGGGGCAACCGATTATTTCGACAAGCTGCTGAACACTGACGACGCTAAGTATTCCTATGATACGGTCAAAAACAAAATAACGGATGTGGAAAAGGAAAAGCTGCAGAGCCTGTTTGAAGAAGCGGTTCGCGAGACCTGCGCCTTGCTGGTTGAAATCCAACACACCTATCAGAATGGAAGTTCTGCCACTTTTGCCCTTGGATTGGCTGTGAAGTATCTTTATTCCTGTTTGGTCGATGCAGACAGGTTTGACGCATATTTATTTGATGTAAATGAAAAATTCCTTTGTTCCGCGACGGATTGGAATACGTTAACCCAAACGTTTGAAAAAAATATCGCCTTGTTTTCAAGCGATACGGATATCGCAAAAATCAGGAAATCCGTATCCGGTAAATGCAAAGCCGCCGCAGACCATGAAACCGGGATTTACCAGCTTCTGGTACCGACCGGGGGCGGGAAAACACTGTCTTCTTTGCGCTTCGCGCTGCACCATTGCAAAAAGCGAAACAAGAAACGGATTATTTATGTGATTCCCTACCTGTCCATTATTGAACAGACGGCAAAATCCATACGTGGTATTTTGGATTTGGATGAGGACAGCGACATTGTTTTTGAGCATCACTCGAACACCCCGGAGCCGGAGGATGAAAAGGCTTCCGAAACGCAAAAGCGGATGGCGGCGCGGTGGGACAGCCCCATCGTCATCACCACCATGGTACAATTCCTGGAATCTGTGATGTCTGCCAAAAGCGGCAAGCTGCGTAAATTCGCTTCTATGGCGGACGCGGTCATTATCTTTGATGAAATACAATCCATGCCGATAAAGGCCATCCACTGTTTCAATGAAGTCGTCTCGTTTTTATCCAAGATATTAAACGCTACGGTTCTCCTTTGTTCTGCGACGCAGCCCGCCTTAGAATCTACCCAGCGCAGCAACCTCCTGCTTGCAGAGCACCCAAGGCTTATTGATTGCGCCAATGAATTCAGCCATATGAAACGTGTGAACATTGCGGCCGCAGCCGAGCGCGATGTTTGTTCCGCGGCGGATTTTATTATGGACAAAGCAAATGAAAATGGGAACTGCCTTGTCATTGTGAACACCAGGAAATCTGCGCTTGAATTGTTTCACACAATAAAAAGCCGAAATATTGATTTTGAAGTTTTGCACCTGAGCACTTCCATGTGTGCTTCGCACCGTATGGCAGTCATTCAAAAAATGAGAGAGCGCCTTGATAACGGCGAAAAAGTGATTTGTATTTCTACCCAGTTAATTGAAGCGGGCGTCGATATTTCGTTTGCATGCGTGATCCGCAGTATGGCAGGGCTGGACTCGATTGCACAGGCCGCAGGCAGGTGTAACCGAAACGGCGAAAGCGCTGAACCCAAAAAGGTTTACATATTTCCGTTGAAAGGCGAAAATCTTGACAGGCTGCCTGATATCAGGTCGGGCAAGGAAACGACGCTCCGCATAATCCAACACAGGGGATCGGACGTTGATTTGCTGGATGAAACGGTGATGTGCGAATTTTATCGCCAATATTTTGCCGGCAAAGACGCACAGATGGATTACCCGGCCAACCAAAATGGAAGTATCTATGCCATGCTGTCAGGCAACAAATCCGGAGTGCGGAATTATTGTAATAAAACCGGCAAGAACTTTCCTCATTTTATATCGCAGGCTTTCCATACCGCAGACGCAAACTTCAACGTGATCGATAAAAACACAACGTCGGCCGTCGCTATGTATAAAGAGGCGAAAAGGTGGATTGCCGAATACAAAAGCCAGCCACCCAATATTTTTACGAAAGAGAAAGTACAAATCCTCAGGAAGCTGCAGAGATTCAGCGTTCCCCTGTATGAGTATGAGCTGAAAAAGCTTTCGGAAAGACGGGCACTGTCGCCATTGGATGAGGAAACGGGTATGCTGCTTCTCGACGAAAATTATTATTCACAAGATACAGGGCTGGTACTAGAGATCGTTCAGGACAATCTTATTGTTTAG
- the cas8c gene encoding type I-C CRISPR-associated protein Cas8c/Csd1, translating into MGLFQNLLETYDKCKDAIGIPVTDADGSVNEKKTLLPIFHTTFKSEICVYLDCDGGFVRASRDSKETTIIIPCTEESSGRSNDKANPQPHPLCDQLDYVGGIKDKGSKNYLAQLAQWKGGHAVLDAIYAYVAGGTIIPDLMKNDIFKDSEYRSAAENPDASSVDYDKIRKIGVRFAVQTGERVSNVWEDKEIREAWIDHVRSKTAAGGSLFDYLSGCPVDAVASQHPKNINAMTGNAKLLSCNDTSGFTFRGRFAAQDDAVIVDYVQSQKMHQMLRWLIANYGYMVDSQVIVTWAVDSDTEVREKAQDNTFNLFRNMENIETDADALSDASATVYAEYSQKLKNALQGYGKAGELKKHARRICIAVFDAATTGRMGLLFYQEMPEHTYLENIVNWHSDTSYFLTAWKKEKGENGKDKSTIIRYIGAPSYDDILFAVYGKPRGGNDAGYNNLKKKVRKQLLECMFGNFALPGSMVKMAANRTSHPMSFTDAKWENSDNEWTRALNITCALIRKYYKQHDKEGLPLELDELQKDRSYLYGRWLAVADKIEEDALRSKGKQGERATNAIRLMSSYAVKPLTTKLTLSQQLQPYINQRYSLYKNFFLPLITEIDEKLEEYTDNNEALSPLYLLGYSAQYRALSKNNKLKNSEENDDGSITE; encoded by the coding sequence GTGGGATTGTTTCAAAACCTGCTGGAAACGTATGACAAGTGCAAGGACGCAATTGGGATCCCTGTAACCGACGCCGATGGCAGCGTCAATGAAAAGAAAACGCTGCTGCCGATTTTTCATACGACGTTCAAGTCGGAAATTTGCGTTTATCTCGATTGCGATGGGGGCTTTGTCCGCGCAAGCCGCGACAGCAAGGAGACTACGATCATTATCCCCTGTACGGAGGAATCTTCGGGCCGCTCAAATGACAAAGCGAATCCACAGCCGCATCCGCTATGCGACCAATTGGACTATGTGGGAGGAATCAAGGATAAAGGCAGCAAAAACTACCTTGCACAGCTTGCCCAATGGAAAGGCGGCCATGCCGTGCTCGACGCAATCTATGCATATGTTGCGGGAGGGACGATTATTCCTGATTTAATGAAAAATGATATTTTTAAAGACAGTGAATATCGATCCGCGGCTGAAAACCCGGACGCGTCGTCCGTTGACTATGATAAAATCAGGAAGATCGGCGTCCGCTTTGCCGTACAAACGGGCGAGAGGGTTTCCAATGTTTGGGAAGACAAGGAGATTCGGGAGGCATGGATAGACCATGTCCGCAGCAAAACAGCCGCTGGAGGTTCCCTGTTCGATTACCTGAGCGGATGCCCTGTCGATGCTGTGGCGTCCCAGCATCCGAAGAACATCAACGCGATGACAGGCAACGCGAAGCTCCTTTCCTGTAACGATACGAGCGGCTTCACTTTTCGCGGACGGTTTGCGGCGCAGGATGACGCGGTGATCGTTGACTATGTACAGTCGCAGAAGATGCACCAAATGCTCCGCTGGCTGATCGCCAATTACGGCTATATGGTCGATTCGCAGGTCATTGTGACCTGGGCGGTCGACAGCGATACTGAAGTAAGGGAAAAGGCGCAGGACAATACGTTCAACCTCTTCAGGAATATGGAGAACATCGAAACGGATGCCGACGCTTTGTCGGACGCAAGCGCAACGGTTTATGCGGAATATTCCCAAAAGCTCAAAAATGCTTTGCAGGGATATGGAAAGGCAGGCGAGCTAAAGAAGCATGCGCGCAGGATTTGCATTGCGGTATTTGACGCTGCGACAACGGGCAGGATGGGCCTGTTGTTTTATCAGGAAATGCCCGAACACACCTATCTTGAGAATATTGTCAACTGGCATAGCGACACTTCCTATTTTCTTACCGCATGGAAAAAAGAGAAGGGCGAAAACGGAAAAGACAAAAGTACGATCATCCGTTATATAGGCGCGCCGTCTTATGACGATATTCTTTTCGCTGTGTATGGGAAACCGCGGGGCGGAAACGACGCTGGATATAACAACCTGAAAAAGAAAGTCCGCAAACAGCTTTTGGAGTGTATGTTCGGTAACTTTGCTTTACCTGGAAGCATGGTCAAAATGGCGGCGAACAGGACATCACACCCGATGTCATTTACGGATGCAAAATGGGAGAACAGCGATAATGAGTGGACGCGCGCACTCAATATCACCTGTGCATTAATACGAAAATACTACAAACAACATGACAAGGAGGGATTACCATTGGAACTGGATGAGCTTCAAAAAGACCGCAGCTATTTATACGGCAGATGGCTTGCCGTGGCAGATAAGATCGAAGAGGACGCTTTGCGCTCTAAGGGCAAGCAAGGCGAACGTGCTACCAACGCGATCAGGCTTATGAGCAGCTATGCTGTAAAACCGCTCACAACGAAGCTTACGTTAAGCCAACAATTGCAGCCCTACATCAACCAGAGATACTCGCTTTACAAAAACTTTTTCTTGCCGCTCATTACAGAGATCGACGAAAAATTGGAAGAATACACGGATAATAACGAGGCGCTGTCCCCGTTGTACCTGCTTGGCTATTCCGCACAATACCGTGCATTATCAAAAAATAATAAATTAAAAAATTCGGAGGAAAATGACGATGGCAGTATTACAGAATAA
- the ku gene encoding non-homologous end joining protein Ku, translating to MPRTQSAISFGLVHIPVGLYTATQDNDIRFNQLVKDSHERVRYKKTCPSCKKELTNDDIVKGYQYEKDKYVVVTDDDFEKIKTEKDRSIQIMLFTGLDGIDPIYYEKSYYVLPEKGGEKAFELLRQAMYDEKKVAIGKVVLGSKETLVVLIPQKEGILMETLYYYDEVKEFPRELPHSKLNKKELDMAKQLIDEMGGAFRPEQYSDEYQNRLRDLIEKKIEGQEIVAPKQEEQGNIIDLMDALKASLGKNKKAAGK from the coding sequence ATGCCCAGGACACAGAGCGCGATTTCGTTTGGGTTGGTACACATACCCGTAGGATTGTATACCGCCACGCAGGATAATGATATCCGTTTCAACCAACTGGTAAAAGACAGCCACGAAAGGGTTCGGTATAAAAAGACATGCCCTTCCTGCAAAAAGGAGCTTACCAACGACGATATCGTAAAAGGGTACCAGTACGAAAAAGATAAGTATGTGGTCGTCACAGACGACGATTTTGAAAAGATAAAGACGGAAAAAGACCGGTCAATACAGATCATGCTCTTTACCGGTCTTGACGGAATAGACCCCATCTATTATGAAAAATCGTATTATGTGTTGCCGGAAAAGGGCGGAGAGAAAGCGTTCGAGCTTCTCCGGCAGGCGATGTACGATGAAAAGAAGGTGGCGATCGGCAAGGTCGTACTGGGCAGCAAGGAAACACTGGTGGTGCTGATCCCCCAAAAGGAGGGCATCCTGATGGAGACTTTGTATTATTATGACGAAGTGAAAGAGTTCCCCCGCGAACTGCCCCACTCCAAACTGAATAAGAAAGAACTGGATATGGCGAAGCAGCTGATCGATGAAATGGGCGGCGCGTTCCGGCCGGAGCAGTATAGTGATGAGTACCAGAACCGGCTGCGGGACCTGATCGAGAAGAAAATCGAAGGACAGGAAATCGTGGCGCCCAAACAGGAAGAACAGGGCAATATCATCGACCTGATGGACGCATTGAAAGCGAGCCTTGGTAAAAACAAAAAAGCGGCGGGTAAATAA
- the cas2 gene encoding CRISPR-associated endonuclease Cas2, translating into MLVLLTYDVSTNTAAGRRRLARVAKKCLSYGQRVQRSVFECALDWSQFLKLQNELKGIINTETDSLRFYNLGNHYSEKIIHIGAKPSIDLEGDLII; encoded by the coding sequence ATGCTTGTTTTATTAACATATGATGTTTCGACAAATACTGCTGCCGGAAGACGGAGGCTTGCCCGCGTTGCTAAAAAGTGCTTGTCTTATGGACAGCGTGTCCAGAGGTCTGTTTTTGAGTGCGCCCTCGATTGGAGTCAATTCCTCAAATTGCAAAACGAGTTAAAGGGCATCATCAATACCGAGACGGACAGCCTGCGGTTTTATAATCTGGGTAATCATTATTCAGAAAAAATTATCCATATCGGCGCGAAACCCAGCATTGATTTGGAAGGAGATTTAATCATATAG